Below is a genomic region from Desulfobacter sp..
TGCCGACCCCGAAATTTTTTCCTTTATGAAAAACTAAAAATGAATTCTAAGACATAAAATATAGCCCCGGGGCAGCCTTAAATTTAAGGCTGCCCTGTGTATTTTTTCATAACCCCCAACCCTTCAGGCAGGTATAGATGACCTTGAAAATAATTGACTATATTCATGAAAACAAAGCAGGGCTTTTTCAGCTGTTGGAAGAACTGGTTCTGATCCAGAGCTACTCTCGAAACAAAAAAGGCGTAGACCGTGTAGGTGAACAGATTGCAAAACAGATGACCCAGATCGGTTTTTCCTGTGAATTCACCCAGGAAAAAGACCTTGGCAACACCCTCATTGCAAGATCACCCAAAGCATCCGGTCAGCAGGGACAAGAGCAGATTCTAATCACAGGTCATATGGACACGGTCTTTCCCGAAGATACGTCATTTAACTGGTACAAGGAAAGTGACACCCAATGTTTCGGGCCGGGCGTGGCAGACATGAAAGGGGGACTTGTGGTGGGGATATTCGCCCTTAAGGCCCTTGTTCATTTAGGCTTGGCCAAAAATAAACCCATCACCTTTATATTCAACAGCGATGAAGAGATAGGCTCTCCGACCTCCAGGGAACTGATCAGAAAAGAGGCCCAAAAATCAAAACTTGGCCTTGTGCTTGAAGCCGGCGGGATGAACAATGAAATTGTCACCGGTCGAAAGGGTAACTTATCCGTTGATCTCACGGTCAAAGGCCAGGCCGGTCATGCGGCATTTGCAGGAAAAAACAAGGCCAGCGCCATCGTTGAATTGGCCCATAAAACCCTTGCCATTGAAGCCATTAATCAGCCTGAAAAAGGCATTTCAGCCAATGTGGGTACCATCAACGGCGGCATCGGACCCAACACGGTTCCCGACCTGGCCAGAGCAGGCGTTGATTTCAGATTTCTCACTGACAAGGATGCCCGCCAGGTCCAAGAGAACCTTGATCGGATTGTCCAGCATCAGAGGGTTCCCAATACCCGGTCCGAAATGAGGGTGGTGTCCAGCCGGCCGCCCATGCCCCAGACCCTGGCAAACCAGGACCTGTTCAAAACAATTGAAGGGCTGGCCCACACCCTTAAAACCCCGGTTATCCCTGAGCTTCGCCAGGGCGTATCAGATGCCAATATCATTGCAAGCCAAGGCATCCCAGTGATCGACGGTCTAGGCCCCCAAGGGGAAAAAGACCATAGTGAAGACGAGTATATTAAAAAAGCCAGCCTCTGGGAACGAAGTATTTTATTTGCCACCATCCTCAACGCCCTCTAACCTGCCAATGGGTGCTTTTTTGGGTTCTGTTGCAAAAAAGATTTCCAGGACAAAGAGATCGTTCAGGCGTAAAATTTACGCAGCATAAGAAAACAGATTTTCGACGAATTCTTTCTGCTTTAAAATTTCTCCCTTCCTGATATTTTTAACTTGTCCTTTTCTGATCATGTTCATAATTTCATAGCCTTTTAGCGTCCGCCAGGCAGAATGAAATGTCTTGAACCCCATACCAGCTCTGACAAGCTTTTTGATAAACCGGTGGTCTTGCTCAATAATATTGTTCAGATATTTATTCTGTCTTAGGATACAGTCCTTATTCAGAAGCTTTTTTTCTTTCAAAGCCTTTACAGCCGGAGGATATGCAGGATTTCCGTCAACACTCAGAACCCGAGGTCTGGAGCTATTGGAAGCTCGCAGCATCTTTTTAAAAAATCGTTTGGCAGATTCCATATTACGTCTGCTGCGAAGAAGAAAATCGATGGTATTTCCACGGGAATCGACCGCTCGGTAAAGATACTTCATTTTCCCCCGCACCTTGATATATGTTTCATCAATACGGTAAGAATCATTTGATTGCCGCAGATACTTCCTGCTTCGCTTTTCCATTTCAGGAGCATAGCGCTGAACCCATCGGTAAATGGTACTGTGATCCACAGACA
It encodes:
- a CDS encoding IS6 family transposase, with product MKNENPFKWRHYEKEIILLNVRWYLRYQLSYRNLEEMMQERGLSVDHSTIYRWVQRYAPEMEKRSRKYLRQSNDSYRIDETYIKVRGKMKYLYRAVDSRGNTIDFLLRSRRNMESAKRFFKKMLRASNSSRPRVLSVDGNPAYPPAVKALKEKKLLNKDCILRQNKYLNNIIEQDHRFIKKLVRAGMGFKTFHSAWRTLKGYEIMNMIRKGQVKNIRKGEILKQKEFVENLFSYAA
- a CDS encoding M20 family metallopeptidase; this translates as MTLKIIDYIHENKAGLFQLLEELVLIQSYSRNKKGVDRVGEQIAKQMTQIGFSCEFTQEKDLGNTLIARSPKASGQQGQEQILITGHMDTVFPEDTSFNWYKESDTQCFGPGVADMKGGLVVGIFALKALVHLGLAKNKPITFIFNSDEEIGSPTSRELIRKEAQKSKLGLVLEAGGMNNEIVTGRKGNLSVDLTVKGQAGHAAFAGKNKASAIVELAHKTLAIEAINQPEKGISANVGTINGGIGPNTVPDLARAGVDFRFLTDKDARQVQENLDRIVQHQRVPNTRSEMRVVSSRPPMPQTLANQDLFKTIEGLAHTLKTPVIPELRQGVSDANIIASQGIPVIDGLGPQGEKDHSEDEYIKKASLWERSILFATILNAL